Proteins found in one Oryza glaberrima chromosome 4, OglaRS2, whole genome shotgun sequence genomic segment:
- the LOC127769723 gene encoding uncharacterized protein LOC127769723, with translation MSPAEPRPPAAATRKRKKPHKPTKTLAKNPTNPVSTKAKKKKPPPPSKADQSASAAAAGGVLLSAEMPPARQLEFLLRSFERAAKMRLSPLELDAYSEGCMVPLAEGASQDVEGFGDHVKGAFGSSWKEELCEGELEGGAVDAGSPALLVICSAALRSLELLRGLKMFTKECRPVKLFAKHMKVEEQVALLKTRVNIACGTPSRIKKLIDMEALSLSRVKLVVLDMQRDAKSFTLFTLPQVSNEFWDLYKGYLDQKVRGGDTRLCFYGAVSEKDVKKALPSAE, from the exons ATGTCGCCGGCGGAGccccggccgcccgccgccgccacccgcaaGCGGAAGAAGCCGCACAAACCCACCAAAACCCTCGCCAAGAACCCCACCAATCCCGTCTCCACgaaggcgaagaagaagaagccgccgccgccctccaagGCGGACCaatccgcctccgccgccgccgccggtggcgtcCTCCTGTCGGCCGAGATGCCCCCTGCGCGGCAGCTCGAGTTCCTCCTCCGCAGCTTCGAGCGCGCCGCCAAGATGCGCCTCTCCCCGCTCGAGCTCGACGCCTACTCCG AGGGATGCATGGTGCCGCTCGCGGAGGGGGCGAGCCAGGACGTGGAGGGATTCGGTGACCATGTGAAAGGGGCCTTTGGCTCCTCTTGGAAGGAGGAGCTTTGTGAGGGGGAGCTTGAGGGCGGCGCCGTGGACGCGGGCAGCCCGGCGCTCCTGGTTATCTGCTCAGCTGCTCTGAGATCGTTGGAGCTTCTTAG GGGTTTAAAGATGTTTACTAAAGAGTGCCGCCCTGTTAAGCTCTTTGCTAAGCACATGAAAGTGGAGGAGCAG GTTGCGTTGCTTAAAACTCGAGTTAATATTGCTTGCGGTACACCAAGCAG GATCAAGAAGCTAATTGACATGGAAGCATTATCTCTGTCACGGGTGAAACTAGTTGTACTTGACATGCAGAGAGATGCAAAGTCATTTACCTTATTCACGTTGCCACAAGTCAG CAACGAGTTCTGGGACTTATACAAGGGCTATCTCGATCAGAAAGTTCGAGGAGGAGATACAAGATTATGTTTTTATGGTGCTGTCTCTGAGAAAGATGTGAAAAAAGCCCTTCCATCTGCGGAATAA
- the LOC127772107 gene encoding uncharacterized protein LOC127772107 isoform X2, protein MGNIVNTVKKFSGNNADGVPFRRCSYLPNSTCDENGSSVTRKSASAINGSINGHGTLYKDVGNEEMHLATDSTSKPGCRGDTNHCTNKERETRNVIVHTDSRQNGDATNSDNAVLICNQTAGHMSYGLDGESNRSSGSLAAVVSEVLVSKAPLEKRCRTNLQETGDLENTPNAHVSKRSRLHRVSPANSLFDREACDDLIDSAHNLDCSRTPNASVHDETVPNEDKTPCTSLDVRGCEGTPRASLKRRVNKKRTKREASYPTTPLNRNTGALVVIEPPLTRTKAKGKALSLATPESLKRSTRSGRLIVPRLDPGSQKIIYDMDGSILAITNLESPQLQGPYSEPPPKRRKTPRCSSPGHRRLLPF, encoded by the exons ATGGGAAACATTGTTAACACTGTAAAAAAGTTCTCGGGCAACAATGCTGATGGTGTTCCCTTCCGGAGGTGCTCTTACTTGCCAAATAGTACTTGTGACGAGAATGGTAGTTCAGTGACCAGAAAATCTGCTTCTGCTATAAATGGCAGTATTAATGGACATGGTACCTTGTATAAGGATGTGGGTAATGAGGAAATGCACTTGGCTACAGACAGTACTTCTAAACCAGGGTGTCGTGGTGATACTAATCACTGTACTAACAAAGAAAGAGAAACTCGGAATGTAATTGTCCACACCGACTCAAGACAAAATGGGGATGCTACTAATTCTGACAATGCTGTTTTAATTTGCAATCAGACGGCTGGTCATATGTCCTATGGTTTGGATGGGGAAAGTAATAGAAGTTCTGGAAGCTTAGCGGCTGTGGTCTCTGAAGTTCTTGTTAGTAAAGCACCACTTGAAAAGAGATGTCGTACTAACCTTCAGGAAACTGGAGATTTGGAAAATACTCCAAATGCACATGTGAGCAAAAGGTCGAGACTGCACAGGGTTTCTCCTGCAAACAGTCTGTTTGATCGTGAGGCTTGTGATGACTTAATTGATAGTGCTCATAATTTAGATTGTAGTCGCACTCCTAATGCTTCAGTGCATGATGAAACGGTACCAAATGAAGATAAAACACCTTGTACTTCTTTAGATGTGAGAGGTTGTGAAGGTACCCCTAGAGCTTCCTTGAAGAGACGAGTGAACAAGAAAAGAACTAAACGGGAAGCATCATATCCAACGACACCACTAAATAGAAATACCGGAGCTTTAGTT GTGATTGAACCTCCCCTGACTCGTACTAAGGCTAAGGGTAAGGCTTTATCTCTTGCTACACCTGAATCTCTCAAGAGAAGCACTAGATCAG gtCGACTGATAGTTCCACGGTTGGATCCAGGAAGCCAGAAGATTATATATGACATG GACGGTTCTATCCTTGCCATAACCAACTTAGAGTCACCCCAGCTTCAAG GGCCTTATTCGGAGCCGCCTCCTAAGAGGAGGAAAACGCCTCGGTGTTCGTCCCCAGGACACAGAAGATTGCTGCCATTCTAA
- the LOC127769265 gene encoding uncharacterized protein LOC127769265 isoform X2: MGTEPSQTPTPPPPPPAASPLRRAPQPATILSPSFSRNPLRATAASASAGPVPSPSSSSDCEEHPCVELFDWWLKRVEGDDRKVRIAGHTERNHKPHLFTSAPIVKRHKACMLEAEDSIIVLIDGPLDLSQMENNGYSLEVCEKFMTGFPCLWESYNLGSQQSCSYTSISRDGRTKFYLERFQIGNFIDKVGSSFLANLLNNSRSSSAKEKTTAFNEGSTGSLAVCNKVGNQQIDLVVKSFSKQRGHGNIDLSASLTSIEETTRDKTSEDAGNQNEFIHSDAEYQEAGSHLVNSDSIYGMSTESGNQNEFIHADAEHQEVGSHVVNSDSNFDMSTDNMICEMGDGSANAGSAVSQGSKEVLATVLPERANLSPDSCLDNILPISTCNSNNCLENQGFPEIAQHMTLNEEVVPNEDISTSVHSDVESLGNPVGPAEVQRSECDILQGAPRSPKQHVGSAQEQRPEQSMSQGAARSPVIRTPIPDGAPSLRNQHLGSAQEQRSEHFMLKGATRSPMIRTPIPYGHYSPLTRGKAKSSSVSTPESLKLRRTRSGRVVVPTLDPGCQRIVYDRDGLVSGVAGLEFESPPLKGNESRTPESKRRVR; this comes from the exons atggGCACCGAACCCTCCCAAACCcctaccccgccgccgccgccgccggcggcgagccctcTCCGGCGCGCGCCGCAGCCGGCCACCATCCTCAGCCCTTCCTTCTCGCGGAACCCTCtacgcgccaccgccgcctccgcctccgccggccccgtcccctccccctcctcctcctccgactgcGAGGAGCACCCCTGC GTGGAGCTGTTCGATTGGTGGCTGAAGAGGGTGGAGGGGGACGACCGGAAGGTCCGCATCGCCGGCCACACGGAAAG GAACCACAAACCCCATCTATTCACTTCTGCACCCATTGTAAAACGGCATAAGGCTTGTATGCTTGAAGCTGAAGACAGCATCATAGTGTTAATTGATGGCCCGTTGGACCTTTCGCAAATGGAAAATAATGGATATTCGCTTGAG GTCTGCGAAAAATTCATGACTGGATTCCCATGCTTGTGGGAGAGTTACAACTTAGGATCTCAACAGAGCTGTTCTTACACTAGCATTTCACGAGATGGCCGAACTAAATTTTATTTGGAGCGATTCCAGATAGGAAACTTTATTGATAAAGTTGGATCTTCTTTCCTAGCGAACCTTCTTAACAACTCAAGAAGTTCCTCAG CAAAGGAAAAGACTACTGCTTTTAACGAAGGCAGTACAGGATCTCTAGCTGTATGTAACAAGGTGGGTAATCAGCAGATAGACTTGGTCGTGAAGAGCTTTTCTAAACAAAGGGGTCATGGCAATATAGATCTTAGTGCATCTTTGACTTCTATAGAAGAAACTACTAGGGACAAAACTTCTGAAGATGCAGGGAATCAGAATGAATTTATCCATTCAGATGCAGAATATCAGGAGGCTGGCAGCCATCTTGTCAACTCTGATTCAATTTACGGTATGTCCACTGAGTCAGGGAATCAGAATGAATTTATCCATGCAGATGCAGAACATCAGGAGGTTGGCAGCCATGTTGTCAACTCCGATTCAAATTTCGATATGTCCACTGATAATATGATCTGTGAGATGGGAGATGGAAGTGCTAATGCTGGCAGTGCAGTGAGTCAGGGATCTAAAGAGGTTTTAGCCACCGTGCTACCTGAAAGGGCTAATCTCTCCCCAGACAGTTGTTTGGACAATATTCTACCTATAAGTACATGTAATAGCAATAATTGCTTGGAAAATCAAGGTTTCCCGGAAATAGCTCAGCACATGACATTGAACGAGGAGGTAGTACCAAATGAAGACATTTCAACTTCAGTTCATTCAGATGTGGAGTCCCTGGGAAAT CCTGTAGGCCCAGCAGAGGTGCAGAGATCAGAGTGTGACATATTGCAGGGTGCTCCTAGATCACCTAAGCAGCATGTAGGCTCAGCACAGGAGCAGAGACCTGAGCAGTCCATGTCACAAGGTGCTGCTAGATCGCCAGTGATCAGAACTCCAATTCCAGAT GGTGCTCCTAGCTTGCGTAATCAGCATTTAGGCTCAGCACAGGAGCAGAGATCTGAGCATTTCATGTTAAAGGGCGCTACTAGATCGCCAATGATCAGAACTCCAATTCCATAT GGACATTATTCTCCTCTTACCCGTGGCAAGGCCAAGTCATCATCAGTTTCAACACCTGAATCTCTCAAACTGAGAAGAACTAGATCAG GTCGCGTGGTAGTTCCCACATTGGATCCTGGATGCCAAAGGATCGTCTATGACAGA GACGGTTTGGTTTCAGGTGTGGCTGGCTTAGAGTTTGAATCACCACCTCTCAAAG GGAACGAGTCAAGGACTCCTGAGAGCAAGAGAAGGGTCCGTTGA
- the LOC127769265 gene encoding uncharacterized protein LOC127769265 isoform X1, whose product MGTEPSQTPTPPPPPPAASPLRRAPQPATILSPSFSRNPLRATAASASAGPVPSPSSSSDCEEHPCVELFDWWLKRVEGDDRKVRIAGHTERNHKPHLFTSAPIVKRHKACMLEAEDSIIVLIDGPLDLSQMENNGYSLEVCEKFMTGFPCLWESYNLGSQQSCSYTSISRDGRTKFYLERFQIGNFIDKVGSSFLANLLNNSRSSSGNDADSFEKGSYLSNKKPRFEEYTCDLDISAKEKTTAFNEGSTGSLAVCNKVGNQQIDLVVKSFSKQRGHGNIDLSASLTSIEETTRDKTSEDAGNQNEFIHSDAEYQEAGSHLVNSDSIYGMSTESGNQNEFIHADAEHQEVGSHVVNSDSNFDMSTDNMICEMGDGSANAGSAVSQGSKEVLATVLPERANLSPDSCLDNILPISTCNSNNCLENQGFPEIAQHMTLNEEVVPNEDISTSVHSDVESLGNPVGPAEVQRSECDILQGAPRSPKQHVGSAQEQRPEQSMSQGAARSPVIRTPIPDGAPSLRNQHLGSAQEQRSEHFMLKGATRSPMIRTPIPYGHYSPLTRGKAKSSSVSTPESLKLRRTRSGRVVVPTLDPGCQRIVYDRDGLVSGVAGLEFESPPLKGNESRTPESKRRVR is encoded by the exons atggGCACCGAACCCTCCCAAACCcctaccccgccgccgccgccgccggcggcgagccctcTCCGGCGCGCGCCGCAGCCGGCCACCATCCTCAGCCCTTCCTTCTCGCGGAACCCTCtacgcgccaccgccgcctccgcctccgccggccccgtcccctccccctcctcctcctccgactgcGAGGAGCACCCCTGC GTGGAGCTGTTCGATTGGTGGCTGAAGAGGGTGGAGGGGGACGACCGGAAGGTCCGCATCGCCGGCCACACGGAAAG GAACCACAAACCCCATCTATTCACTTCTGCACCCATTGTAAAACGGCATAAGGCTTGTATGCTTGAAGCTGAAGACAGCATCATAGTGTTAATTGATGGCCCGTTGGACCTTTCGCAAATGGAAAATAATGGATATTCGCTTGAG GTCTGCGAAAAATTCATGACTGGATTCCCATGCTTGTGGGAGAGTTACAACTTAGGATCTCAACAGAGCTGTTCTTACACTAGCATTTCACGAGATGGCCGAACTAAATTTTATTTGGAGCGATTCCAGATAGGAAACTTTATTGATAAAGTTGGATCTTCTTTCCTAGCGAACCTTCTTAACAACTCAAGAAGTTCCTCAGGTAATGATGCTGATTCCTTTGAAAAAGGTTCCTATTTGTCAAACAAAAAACCAAGATTTGAGGAATACACCTGCGACCTTGACATTTCAGCAAAGGAAAAGACTACTGCTTTTAACGAAGGCAGTACAGGATCTCTAGCTGTATGTAACAAGGTGGGTAATCAGCAGATAGACTTGGTCGTGAAGAGCTTTTCTAAACAAAGGGGTCATGGCAATATAGATCTTAGTGCATCTTTGACTTCTATAGAAGAAACTACTAGGGACAAAACTTCTGAAGATGCAGGGAATCAGAATGAATTTATCCATTCAGATGCAGAATATCAGGAGGCTGGCAGCCATCTTGTCAACTCTGATTCAATTTACGGTATGTCCACTGAGTCAGGGAATCAGAATGAATTTATCCATGCAGATGCAGAACATCAGGAGGTTGGCAGCCATGTTGTCAACTCCGATTCAAATTTCGATATGTCCACTGATAATATGATCTGTGAGATGGGAGATGGAAGTGCTAATGCTGGCAGTGCAGTGAGTCAGGGATCTAAAGAGGTTTTAGCCACCGTGCTACCTGAAAGGGCTAATCTCTCCCCAGACAGTTGTTTGGACAATATTCTACCTATAAGTACATGTAATAGCAATAATTGCTTGGAAAATCAAGGTTTCCCGGAAATAGCTCAGCACATGACATTGAACGAGGAGGTAGTACCAAATGAAGACATTTCAACTTCAGTTCATTCAGATGTGGAGTCCCTGGGAAAT CCTGTAGGCCCAGCAGAGGTGCAGAGATCAGAGTGTGACATATTGCAGGGTGCTCCTAGATCACCTAAGCAGCATGTAGGCTCAGCACAGGAGCAGAGACCTGAGCAGTCCATGTCACAAGGTGCTGCTAGATCGCCAGTGATCAGAACTCCAATTCCAGAT GGTGCTCCTAGCTTGCGTAATCAGCATTTAGGCTCAGCACAGGAGCAGAGATCTGAGCATTTCATGTTAAAGGGCGCTACTAGATCGCCAATGATCAGAACTCCAATTCCATAT GGACATTATTCTCCTCTTACCCGTGGCAAGGCCAAGTCATCATCAGTTTCAACACCTGAATCTCTCAAACTGAGAAGAACTAGATCAG GTCGCGTGGTAGTTCCCACATTGGATCCTGGATGCCAAAGGATCGTCTATGACAGA GACGGTTTGGTTTCAGGTGTGGCTGGCTTAGAGTTTGAATCACCACCTCTCAAAG GGAACGAGTCAAGGACTCCTGAGAGCAAGAGAAGGGTCCGTTGA
- the LOC127772107 gene encoding uncharacterized protein LOC127772107 isoform X1 — MGNIVNTVKKFSGNNADGVPFRRCSYLPNSTCDENGSSVTRKSASAINGSINGHGTLYKDVGNEEMHLATDSTSKPGCRGDTNHCTNKERETRNVIVHTDSRQNGDATNSDNAVLICNQTAGHMSYGLDGESNRSSGSLAAVVSEVLVSKAPLEKRCRTNLQETGDLENTPNAHVSKRSRLHRVSPANSLFDREACDDLIDSAHNLDCSRTPNASVHDETVPNEDKTPCTSLDVRGCEGTPRASLKRRVNKKRTKREASYPTTPLNRNTGALVVIEPPLTRTKAKGKALSLATPESLKRSTRSGRLIVPRLDPGSQKIIYDMLYSQDGSILAITNLESPQLQGPYSEPPPKRRKTPRCSSPGHRRLLPF, encoded by the exons ATGGGAAACATTGTTAACACTGTAAAAAAGTTCTCGGGCAACAATGCTGATGGTGTTCCCTTCCGGAGGTGCTCTTACTTGCCAAATAGTACTTGTGACGAGAATGGTAGTTCAGTGACCAGAAAATCTGCTTCTGCTATAAATGGCAGTATTAATGGACATGGTACCTTGTATAAGGATGTGGGTAATGAGGAAATGCACTTGGCTACAGACAGTACTTCTAAACCAGGGTGTCGTGGTGATACTAATCACTGTACTAACAAAGAAAGAGAAACTCGGAATGTAATTGTCCACACCGACTCAAGACAAAATGGGGATGCTACTAATTCTGACAATGCTGTTTTAATTTGCAATCAGACGGCTGGTCATATGTCCTATGGTTTGGATGGGGAAAGTAATAGAAGTTCTGGAAGCTTAGCGGCTGTGGTCTCTGAAGTTCTTGTTAGTAAAGCACCACTTGAAAAGAGATGTCGTACTAACCTTCAGGAAACTGGAGATTTGGAAAATACTCCAAATGCACATGTGAGCAAAAGGTCGAGACTGCACAGGGTTTCTCCTGCAAACAGTCTGTTTGATCGTGAGGCTTGTGATGACTTAATTGATAGTGCTCATAATTTAGATTGTAGTCGCACTCCTAATGCTTCAGTGCATGATGAAACGGTACCAAATGAAGATAAAACACCTTGTACTTCTTTAGATGTGAGAGGTTGTGAAGGTACCCCTAGAGCTTCCTTGAAGAGACGAGTGAACAAGAAAAGAACTAAACGGGAAGCATCATATCCAACGACACCACTAAATAGAAATACCGGAGCTTTAGTT GTGATTGAACCTCCCCTGACTCGTACTAAGGCTAAGGGTAAGGCTTTATCTCTTGCTACACCTGAATCTCTCAAGAGAAGCACTAGATCAG gtCGACTGATAGTTCCACGGTTGGATCCAGGAAGCCAGAAGATTATATATGACATG CTTTATTCACAGGACGGTTCTATCCTTGCCATAACCAACTTAGAGTCACCCCAGCTTCAAG GGCCTTATTCGGAGCCGCCTCCTAAGAGGAGGAAAACGCCTCGGTGTTCGTCCCCAGGACACAGAAGATTGCTGCCATTCTAA